A single Apostichopus japonicus isolate 1M-3 chromosome 11, ASM3797524v1, whole genome shotgun sequence DNA region contains:
- the LOC139975523 gene encoding polyamine-transporting ATPase 13A3-like isoform X3, giving the protein MHQLAGTLYEVWSQPRFRPSRMTDMSREHPASRERLVLGEGTDEQIECFGYRRNVPRTIAFSIVGVLTLGFLFLVFRWKPNWEIKLMYERCSLAEADVLLVRDVHQRWHTAPVRNEPIELPSEKRRRREDYCMNGSPSVKVTVENSDVGEKELLRFFHFQKVMYIWDREIALFYRLGGLEENVPCADFYRTFTGFSEKEQQQRRQIYGRNEIFVELKTIPVLIFQEALNPFYVFQIYSVCLWIFGYNYIIFSVAIVVMSLISIMATVYNTRKQATTLRKMVRSEGKVRVLRAKDNVDDDSVFELIRETDLVPGDVIQLPLRGSQMSCDAVLISGNCIVNESMLTGESVPITKTPLPNPPIPLDSPPMMFNPENHKRHTLFCGTQVIQSRRIGKKSVLAVVIRTGFTTTKGMLVRSILYPKPMDFKLYRDAMKFILVLAAVAMFGFVYVITIKILHKATVKDIILKALDVFTIAVSPALPAALTIGMVFAQQRLRKRNIYCISPQRINVSGMLDLICFDKTGTLTEDHLELLAVSPINKDSFVLINDPSTLTFGPFTAGMATCHSLTVIDGEIRGDPLDLQMFQSIKWNLKEPTESERTGFSHFMPTIVMDTSNGNNNDSPRKGMMPVLPAHQIGVIRQFTFSSNLKRMSVITQTLGSNTFDVFVKGAPEIVASLCLEESIPDNFNDALKEHTMNGLRVLAMAWKPLAQNVTYEQAQGLERNDIECDLQLLGLLIMQNTLKPETPPVIEELNNANIRTVMVTGDNILTAIHVARQCGMIGPSELVVEVNVTPPSRDNKTKVTYTLNDVVNACSRQPSPSHEFSSKNQEEVALTLEDFHGNSDGSTYHFALDGKTFLALQEYTPHLIPKIAVKATIFARMSPDQKAQLVEVFQDMEYYVGMCGDGANDCGALKRAHAGISLSEAEASVASPFTSRTQNVECVSRLIKEGRAALVASFGVFKYMALYSMIQFTSVIIMNTIDSFPSDFMFMYWDIAITTIVALLVARNHAYPSIVAKKPLTSLMDPALLFSVLTNTVLQFGVQIAGYFLLTMQPWFTPLVKDRDDISNSYCYEATSIFFLSSFQYIIVAFLFSKGPPFRKPIYTNVLFFVSLVLLTIYTVSMMFFPIQAVNNYGELMELETYYYFVILGLAVVHFALALLLESVLADTRFVRQYGTCRKLRGKNRAKKYDLMIEEINNDNIWPPITRPDSKIPGFKRIDMGAGNLQRNTTDL; this is encoded by the exons aGAGCATCCTGCTTCGAGGGAGCGATTGGTTCTAGGCGAGGGTACCGATGAGCAAATA GAATGTTTTGGATACCGTCGAAATGTTCCTCGCACGATCGCCTTTTCCATCGTTGGCGTATTGACCCTTGGTTTTCTTTTCCTGGTGTTTCGATGGAAACCCAACTGGGAGATAAAGTTGATGTACGAGAGGTGTTCACTAGCTGAGGCGGATGTATTGTTAGTACGG GATGTTCACCAAAGATGGCACACAGCCCCTGTACGGAACGAACCCATAGAGTTACCCTC AGAAAAGAGACGCCGTCGTGAGGACTACTGCATGAATGGCAGCCCCTCGGTAAAGGTTACGGTTGAGAATTCCGATGTCGGGGAAAAG GAGCTACTTCGCTTTTTCCACTTCCAGAAGGTTATGTATATATGGGATAGGGAAATTGCTCTCTTCTACAGGCTGGG GGGCTTAGAGGAAAATGTACCGTGTGCCGATTTTTATCGAACGTTTACGGGATTTTCTGAGAAAGAGCAGCAACAAAG GAGGCAGATATACGGAAGGAATGAAATATTCGTAGAATTGAAAACGATTCCTGTGCTAATATTTCAAGAG GCTTTGAATCCCTTCTACGTGTTCCAAATCTACAGCGTATGTTTATGGATATTCGGATACAACTACATCATATTCTCTGTGGCTATAGTCGTGATGTCCCTGATATCCATTATGGCAACCGTCTATAACACAAGAAAG CAAGCGACAACCCTTCGTAAGATGGTAAGGTCAGAAGGGAAAGTGCGTGTACTAAGAGCGAAAGATAACGTGGATGACGATAGCG TGTTCGAACTTATTCGTGAGACTGATCTGGTACCCGGAGACGTAATACAGCTACCACTAAGAGGAAGCCAAATGAGTTGCGATGCTGTTTTAATAAGCGGAAACTGCATCGTCAATGAAAGCATGTTAACAG GTGAATCCGTCCCAATAACCAAGACACCTCTACCAAACCCACCCATTCCACTCGATAGTCCACCTATGATGTTTAATCCCGAAAATCACAAACGCCACACCTTATTCTGCGGTACACAAGTCATACAAAGCCGACGTATTGGGAAAAAGTCAGTTCTCGCTGTTGTTATCCGGACAG GTTTCACCACAACGAAAGGGATGCTAGTGAGGTCTATACTTTACCCTAAACCAATGGACTTCAAATTGTATCGTGATGCTATGAAATTCATTCTAGTGTTGGCCGCAGTTG CGATGTTTGGCTTCGTTTACGTCATAACAATAAAGATTTTGCACAAG GCGACTGTAAAAGATATAATCTTGAAAGCCCTGGATGTATTTACCATCGCCGTTTCTCCAGCCTTACCTGCTGCCCTTACAATAGGCATGGTGTTTGCGCAACAGAGATTGCGGAAGAGGAACATCTACTGCATTAGTCCACAGCGAATTAATGTTAGCGGCATGCTGGATCTTATTTGCTTTGATaag ACTGGAACTCTGACAGAGGACCACCTTGAACTACTGGCAGTCTCGCCAATTAACAAAGACTC ATTTGTTCTAATTAACGACCCTAGTACCCTTACATTTGGTCCATTTACCGCTGGAATGGCCACTTGTCATTCTTTGACGGTCATCGACGGAGAAATTCGTGGGGACCCGCTGGATCTACAAATGTTCCAGTCAATCAAATGG AATCTGAAGGAGCCCACGGAATCCGAGAGGACAGGATTCTCTCATTTTATGCCAACAATTGTCATGGACACCAGCAATGGCAACAACAACGACTCACCTCGTAAAGGAATG ATGCCAGTGCTCCCTGCTCATCAAATTGGTGTCATCAGACAGTTCACGTTTTCGTCGAATCTTAAGCGAATGAGCGTAATCACGCAAACTTTGGGCTCTAACACTTTCGACGTATTTGTTAAAGGTGCACCGGAGATCGTTGCCTCATTATGCTTGGAAGAGAGCA TTCCCGACAACTTTAATGATGCATTGAAAGAGCATACCATGAACGGACTGAGAGTACTAGCTATGGCTTGGAAACCATTGGCACAGAACGTTACATATGAGCAAGCCCAGGGGTTGGAAAG GAACGATATCGAATGTGACTTACAACTGCTTGGACTCCTGATTATGCAAAACACTTTGAAGCCAGAGACTCCACCCGTAATTGAGGAACTGAATAATGCAAACATAAGGACAGTAATGGTCACAG GTGATAATATTTTGACTGCAATCCATGTAGCCCGACAGTGTGGAATGATCGGTCCTTCTGAACTAGTCGTTGAGGTGAATGTAACCCCGCCATCACGTGACAACAAGACTAAGGTCACATACACCTTGAATGATGTCGTGAATGCATGCAGTCGCCAGCCGTCCCCTTCACATGAATTTAGCTCTAAg AATCAAGAAGAAGTTGCATTGACCTTGGAAGACTTTCATGGAAATTCCGATGGCAGCACCTATCATTTTGCTTTAGACGGCAAAACATTCCTCGCCTTGCAAGAGTACACGCCGCATTTAATACCAAAG ATTGCTGTCAAAGCCACTATTTTTGCAAGGATGTCACCCGACCAGAAAGCTCAACTAGTAGAAGTATTCCAGGACATGGA ATACTACGTGGGAATGTGTGGAGACGGTGCAAATGACTGTGGTGCATTAAAGAGGGCGCACGCTGGTATTTCTCTCTCCGAAGCCGAGGCATCGGTAGCTTCACCTTTTACGTCACGTACTCAAAATGTGGAGTGCGTCTCTCGGCTGATCAA agaAGGCCGAGCTGCTTTGGTGGCGTCTTTCGGAGTCTTCAAATACATGGCGCTGTATAGTATGATACAGTTTACATCAGTCATCATTATGAATACG ATTGACTCTTTCCCAAGTGATTTTATGTTCATGTACTGGGACATCGCTATTACAACCATTGTAGCTCTGTTGG TTGCCAGGAACCATGCGTACCCGAGTATTGTTGCCAAGAAACCGCTGACCAGTCTTATGGACCCCGCCCTCCTGTTCTCCGTCCTCACAAATACGGTGTTACAATTTGGTGTTCAAATTGCAGGGTATTTCCTTTTGACCATGCAACCATG GTTCACACCACTGGTTAAAGACAGAGACGATATCTCCAATTCATACTGCTACGAGGCAACATCGATATTCTTCCTATCTTCTTTCCAATACATAATCGTTGCGTTCCTTTTTTCCAAAGGACCTCCTTTCAGAAAACCAATATACACTAACG TGCTGTTCTTCGTGAGTTTGGTGTTGCTGACAATATACACAGTATCCATGATGTTTTTCCCGATCCAAGCGGTCAACAACTATGGAGAG CTGATGGAGCTGGAGACCTATTACTACTTCGTAATCTTGGGACTGGCTGTAGTTCATTTTGCATTGGCTCTGCTTCTAGAG aGCGTCTTAGCGGACACCAGATTCGTCAGACAATATGGTACTTGTAGGAAGCTGAGAGGTAAAAACAGGGCTAAGAAGTACGACTTGATGATAGAGGAGATAAACAACGACAATATTTGGCCTCCGATAACCAGACCGGACTCCAAGATACCAGGCTTTAAAAGAATCGACATGGGAGCTGGTAACTTGCAACGAAACACCACTGATTTATGA
- the LOC139975523 gene encoding polyamine-transporting ATPase 13A3-like isoform X1, translating to MHQLAGTLYEVWSQPRFRPSRMTDMSREHPASRERLVLGEGTDEQIECFGYRRNVPRTIAFSIVGVLTLGFLFLVFRWKPNWEIKLMYERCSLAEADVLLVRDVHQRWHTAPVRNEPIELPSEKRRRREDYCMNGSPSVKVTVENSDVGEKVEFVPNDMTSDRNKNFKVIEQELLRFFHFQKVMYIWDREIALFYRLGGLEENVPCADFYRTFTGFSEKEQQQRRQIYGRNEIFVELKTIPVLIFQEALNPFYVFQIYSVCLWIFGYNYIIFSVAIVVMSLISIMATVYNTRKQATTLRKMVRSEGKVRVLRAKDNVDDDSVFELIRETDLVPGDVIQLPLRGSQMSCDAVLISGNCIVNESMLTGESVPITKTPLPNPPIPLDSPPMMFNPENHKRHTLFCGTQVIQSRRIGKKSVLAVVIRTGFTTTKGMLVRSILYPKPMDFKLYRDAMKFILVLAAVAMFGFVYVITIKILHKATVKDIILKALDVFTIAVSPALPAALTIGMVFAQQRLRKRNIYCISPQRINVSGMLDLICFDKTGTLTEDHLELLAVSPINKDSFVLINDPSTLTFGPFTAGMATCHSLTVIDGEIRGDPLDLQMFQSIKWNLKEPTESERTGFSHFMPTIVMDTSNGNNNDSPRKGMMPVLPAHQIGVIRQFTFSSNLKRMSVITQTLGSNTFDVFVKGAPEIVASLCLEESIPDNFNDALKEHTMNGLRVLAMAWKPLAQNVTYEQAQGLERNDIECDLQLLGLLIMQNTLKPETPPVIEELNNANIRTVMVTGDNILTAIHVARQCGMIGPSELVVEVNVTPPSRDNKTKVTYTLNDVVNACSRQPSPSHEFSSKNQEEVALTLEDFHGNSDGSTYHFALDGKTFLALQEYTPHLIPKIAVKATIFARMSPDQKAQLVEVFQDMEYYVGMCGDGANDCGALKRAHAGISLSEAEASVASPFTSRTQNVECVSRLIKEGRAALVASFGVFKYMALYSMIQFTSVIIMNTIDSFPSDFMFMYWDIAITTIVALLVARNHAYPSIVAKKPLTSLMDPALLFSVLTNTVLQFGVQIAGYFLLTMQPWFTPLVKDRDDISNSYCYEATSIFFLSSFQYIIVAFLFSKGPPFRKPIYTNVLFFVSLVLLTIYTVSMMFFPIQAVNNYGELMELETYYYFVILGLAVVHFALALLLESVLADTRFVRQYGTCRKLRGKNRAKKYDLMIEEINNDNIWPPITRPDSKIPGFKRIDMGAGNLQRNTTDL from the exons aGAGCATCCTGCTTCGAGGGAGCGATTGGTTCTAGGCGAGGGTACCGATGAGCAAATA GAATGTTTTGGATACCGTCGAAATGTTCCTCGCACGATCGCCTTTTCCATCGTTGGCGTATTGACCCTTGGTTTTCTTTTCCTGGTGTTTCGATGGAAACCCAACTGGGAGATAAAGTTGATGTACGAGAGGTGTTCACTAGCTGAGGCGGATGTATTGTTAGTACGG GATGTTCACCAAAGATGGCACACAGCCCCTGTACGGAACGAACCCATAGAGTTACCCTC AGAAAAGAGACGCCGTCGTGAGGACTACTGCATGAATGGCAGCCCCTCGGTAAAGGTTACGGTTGAGAATTCCGATGTCGGGGAAAAGGTAGAGTTTGTTCCAAACGACATGACGTCAGATCGAAACAAGAATTTTAAAGTAATTGAACAA GAGCTACTTCGCTTTTTCCACTTCCAGAAGGTTATGTATATATGGGATAGGGAAATTGCTCTCTTCTACAGGCTGGG GGGCTTAGAGGAAAATGTACCGTGTGCCGATTTTTATCGAACGTTTACGGGATTTTCTGAGAAAGAGCAGCAACAAAG GAGGCAGATATACGGAAGGAATGAAATATTCGTAGAATTGAAAACGATTCCTGTGCTAATATTTCAAGAG GCTTTGAATCCCTTCTACGTGTTCCAAATCTACAGCGTATGTTTATGGATATTCGGATACAACTACATCATATTCTCTGTGGCTATAGTCGTGATGTCCCTGATATCCATTATGGCAACCGTCTATAACACAAGAAAG CAAGCGACAACCCTTCGTAAGATGGTAAGGTCAGAAGGGAAAGTGCGTGTACTAAGAGCGAAAGATAACGTGGATGACGATAGCG TGTTCGAACTTATTCGTGAGACTGATCTGGTACCCGGAGACGTAATACAGCTACCACTAAGAGGAAGCCAAATGAGTTGCGATGCTGTTTTAATAAGCGGAAACTGCATCGTCAATGAAAGCATGTTAACAG GTGAATCCGTCCCAATAACCAAGACACCTCTACCAAACCCACCCATTCCACTCGATAGTCCACCTATGATGTTTAATCCCGAAAATCACAAACGCCACACCTTATTCTGCGGTACACAAGTCATACAAAGCCGACGTATTGGGAAAAAGTCAGTTCTCGCTGTTGTTATCCGGACAG GTTTCACCACAACGAAAGGGATGCTAGTGAGGTCTATACTTTACCCTAAACCAATGGACTTCAAATTGTATCGTGATGCTATGAAATTCATTCTAGTGTTGGCCGCAGTTG CGATGTTTGGCTTCGTTTACGTCATAACAATAAAGATTTTGCACAAG GCGACTGTAAAAGATATAATCTTGAAAGCCCTGGATGTATTTACCATCGCCGTTTCTCCAGCCTTACCTGCTGCCCTTACAATAGGCATGGTGTTTGCGCAACAGAGATTGCGGAAGAGGAACATCTACTGCATTAGTCCACAGCGAATTAATGTTAGCGGCATGCTGGATCTTATTTGCTTTGATaag ACTGGAACTCTGACAGAGGACCACCTTGAACTACTGGCAGTCTCGCCAATTAACAAAGACTC ATTTGTTCTAATTAACGACCCTAGTACCCTTACATTTGGTCCATTTACCGCTGGAATGGCCACTTGTCATTCTTTGACGGTCATCGACGGAGAAATTCGTGGGGACCCGCTGGATCTACAAATGTTCCAGTCAATCAAATGG AATCTGAAGGAGCCCACGGAATCCGAGAGGACAGGATTCTCTCATTTTATGCCAACAATTGTCATGGACACCAGCAATGGCAACAACAACGACTCACCTCGTAAAGGAATG ATGCCAGTGCTCCCTGCTCATCAAATTGGTGTCATCAGACAGTTCACGTTTTCGTCGAATCTTAAGCGAATGAGCGTAATCACGCAAACTTTGGGCTCTAACACTTTCGACGTATTTGTTAAAGGTGCACCGGAGATCGTTGCCTCATTATGCTTGGAAGAGAGCA TTCCCGACAACTTTAATGATGCATTGAAAGAGCATACCATGAACGGACTGAGAGTACTAGCTATGGCTTGGAAACCATTGGCACAGAACGTTACATATGAGCAAGCCCAGGGGTTGGAAAG GAACGATATCGAATGTGACTTACAACTGCTTGGACTCCTGATTATGCAAAACACTTTGAAGCCAGAGACTCCACCCGTAATTGAGGAACTGAATAATGCAAACATAAGGACAGTAATGGTCACAG GTGATAATATTTTGACTGCAATCCATGTAGCCCGACAGTGTGGAATGATCGGTCCTTCTGAACTAGTCGTTGAGGTGAATGTAACCCCGCCATCACGTGACAACAAGACTAAGGTCACATACACCTTGAATGATGTCGTGAATGCATGCAGTCGCCAGCCGTCCCCTTCACATGAATTTAGCTCTAAg AATCAAGAAGAAGTTGCATTGACCTTGGAAGACTTTCATGGAAATTCCGATGGCAGCACCTATCATTTTGCTTTAGACGGCAAAACATTCCTCGCCTTGCAAGAGTACACGCCGCATTTAATACCAAAG ATTGCTGTCAAAGCCACTATTTTTGCAAGGATGTCACCCGACCAGAAAGCTCAACTAGTAGAAGTATTCCAGGACATGGA ATACTACGTGGGAATGTGTGGAGACGGTGCAAATGACTGTGGTGCATTAAAGAGGGCGCACGCTGGTATTTCTCTCTCCGAAGCCGAGGCATCGGTAGCTTCACCTTTTACGTCACGTACTCAAAATGTGGAGTGCGTCTCTCGGCTGATCAA agaAGGCCGAGCTGCTTTGGTGGCGTCTTTCGGAGTCTTCAAATACATGGCGCTGTATAGTATGATACAGTTTACATCAGTCATCATTATGAATACG ATTGACTCTTTCCCAAGTGATTTTATGTTCATGTACTGGGACATCGCTATTACAACCATTGTAGCTCTGTTGG TTGCCAGGAACCATGCGTACCCGAGTATTGTTGCCAAGAAACCGCTGACCAGTCTTATGGACCCCGCCCTCCTGTTCTCCGTCCTCACAAATACGGTGTTACAATTTGGTGTTCAAATTGCAGGGTATTTCCTTTTGACCATGCAACCATG GTTCACACCACTGGTTAAAGACAGAGACGATATCTCCAATTCATACTGCTACGAGGCAACATCGATATTCTTCCTATCTTCTTTCCAATACATAATCGTTGCGTTCCTTTTTTCCAAAGGACCTCCTTTCAGAAAACCAATATACACTAACG TGCTGTTCTTCGTGAGTTTGGTGTTGCTGACAATATACACAGTATCCATGATGTTTTTCCCGATCCAAGCGGTCAACAACTATGGAGAG CTGATGGAGCTGGAGACCTATTACTACTTCGTAATCTTGGGACTGGCTGTAGTTCATTTTGCATTGGCTCTGCTTCTAGAG aGCGTCTTAGCGGACACCAGATTCGTCAGACAATATGGTACTTGTAGGAAGCTGAGAGGTAAAAACAGGGCTAAGAAGTACGACTTGATGATAGAGGAGATAAACAACGACAATATTTGGCCTCCGATAACCAGACCGGACTCCAAGATACCAGGCTTTAAAAGAATCGACATGGGAGCTGGTAACTTGCAACGAAACACCACTGATTTATGA
- the LOC139975523 gene encoding polyamine-transporting ATPase 13A3-like isoform X4 gives MCSREHPASRERLVLGEGTDEQIECFGYRRNVPRTIAFSIVGVLTLGFLFLVFRWKPNWEIKLMYERCSLAEADVLLVRDVHQRWHTAPVRNEPIELPSEKRRRREDYCMNGSPSVKVTVENSDVGEKVEFVPNDMTSDRNKNFKVIEQELLRFFHFQKVMYIWDREIALFYRLGGLEENVPCADFYRTFTGFSEKEQQQRRQIYGRNEIFVELKTIPVLIFQEALNPFYVFQIYSVCLWIFGYNYIIFSVAIVVMSLISIMATVYNTRKQATTLRKMVRSEGKVRVLRAKDNVDDDSVFELIRETDLVPGDVIQLPLRGSQMSCDAVLISGNCIVNESMLTGESVPITKTPLPNPPIPLDSPPMMFNPENHKRHTLFCGTQVIQSRRIGKKSVLAVVIRTGFTTTKGMLVRSILYPKPMDFKLYRDAMKFILVLAAVAMFGFVYVITIKILHKATVKDIILKALDVFTIAVSPALPAALTIGMVFAQQRLRKRNIYCISPQRINVSGMLDLICFDKTGTLTEDHLELLAVSPINKDSFVLINDPSTLTFGPFTAGMATCHSLTVIDGEIRGDPLDLQMFQSIKWNLKEPTESERTGFSHFMPTIVMDTSNGNNNDSPRKGMMPVLPAHQIGVIRQFTFSSNLKRMSVITQTLGSNTFDVFVKGAPEIVASLCLEESIPDNFNDALKEHTMNGLRVLAMAWKPLAQNVTYEQAQGLERNDIECDLQLLGLLIMQNTLKPETPPVIEELNNANIRTVMVTGDNILTAIHVARQCGMIGPSELVVEVNVTPPSRDNKTKVTYTLNDVVNACSRQPSPSHEFSSKNQEEVALTLEDFHGNSDGSTYHFALDGKTFLALQEYTPHLIPKIAVKATIFARMSPDQKAQLVEVFQDMEYYVGMCGDGANDCGALKRAHAGISLSEAEASVASPFTSRTQNVECVSRLIKEGRAALVASFGVFKYMALYSMIQFTSVIIMNTIDSFPSDFMFMYWDIAITTIVALLVARNHAYPSIVAKKPLTSLMDPALLFSVLTNTVLQFGVQIAGYFLLTMQPWFTPLVKDRDDISNSYCYEATSIFFLSSFQYIIVAFLFSKGPPFRKPIYTNVLFFVSLVLLTIYTVSMMFFPIQAVNNYGELMELETYYYFVILGLAVVHFALALLLESVLADTRFVRQYGTCRKLRGKNRAKKYDLMIEEINNDNIWPPITRPDSKIPGFKRIDMGAGNLQRNTTDL, from the exons aGAGCATCCTGCTTCGAGGGAGCGATTGGTTCTAGGCGAGGGTACCGATGAGCAAATA GAATGTTTTGGATACCGTCGAAATGTTCCTCGCACGATCGCCTTTTCCATCGTTGGCGTATTGACCCTTGGTTTTCTTTTCCTGGTGTTTCGATGGAAACCCAACTGGGAGATAAAGTTGATGTACGAGAGGTGTTCACTAGCTGAGGCGGATGTATTGTTAGTACGG GATGTTCACCAAAGATGGCACACAGCCCCTGTACGGAACGAACCCATAGAGTTACCCTC AGAAAAGAGACGCCGTCGTGAGGACTACTGCATGAATGGCAGCCCCTCGGTAAAGGTTACGGTTGAGAATTCCGATGTCGGGGAAAAGGTAGAGTTTGTTCCAAACGACATGACGTCAGATCGAAACAAGAATTTTAAAGTAATTGAACAA GAGCTACTTCGCTTTTTCCACTTCCAGAAGGTTATGTATATATGGGATAGGGAAATTGCTCTCTTCTACAGGCTGGG GGGCTTAGAGGAAAATGTACCGTGTGCCGATTTTTATCGAACGTTTACGGGATTTTCTGAGAAAGAGCAGCAACAAAG GAGGCAGATATACGGAAGGAATGAAATATTCGTAGAATTGAAAACGATTCCTGTGCTAATATTTCAAGAG GCTTTGAATCCCTTCTACGTGTTCCAAATCTACAGCGTATGTTTATGGATATTCGGATACAACTACATCATATTCTCTGTGGCTATAGTCGTGATGTCCCTGATATCCATTATGGCAACCGTCTATAACACAAGAAAG CAAGCGACAACCCTTCGTAAGATGGTAAGGTCAGAAGGGAAAGTGCGTGTACTAAGAGCGAAAGATAACGTGGATGACGATAGCG TGTTCGAACTTATTCGTGAGACTGATCTGGTACCCGGAGACGTAATACAGCTACCACTAAGAGGAAGCCAAATGAGTTGCGATGCTGTTTTAATAAGCGGAAACTGCATCGTCAATGAAAGCATGTTAACAG GTGAATCCGTCCCAATAACCAAGACACCTCTACCAAACCCACCCATTCCACTCGATAGTCCACCTATGATGTTTAATCCCGAAAATCACAAACGCCACACCTTATTCTGCGGTACACAAGTCATACAAAGCCGACGTATTGGGAAAAAGTCAGTTCTCGCTGTTGTTATCCGGACAG GTTTCACCACAACGAAAGGGATGCTAGTGAGGTCTATACTTTACCCTAAACCAATGGACTTCAAATTGTATCGTGATGCTATGAAATTCATTCTAGTGTTGGCCGCAGTTG CGATGTTTGGCTTCGTTTACGTCATAACAATAAAGATTTTGCACAAG GCGACTGTAAAAGATATAATCTTGAAAGCCCTGGATGTATTTACCATCGCCGTTTCTCCAGCCTTACCTGCTGCCCTTACAATAGGCATGGTGTTTGCGCAACAGAGATTGCGGAAGAGGAACATCTACTGCATTAGTCCACAGCGAATTAATGTTAGCGGCATGCTGGATCTTATTTGCTTTGATaag ACTGGAACTCTGACAGAGGACCACCTTGAACTACTGGCAGTCTCGCCAATTAACAAAGACTC ATTTGTTCTAATTAACGACCCTAGTACCCTTACATTTGGTCCATTTACCGCTGGAATGGCCACTTGTCATTCTTTGACGGTCATCGACGGAGAAATTCGTGGGGACCCGCTGGATCTACAAATGTTCCAGTCAATCAAATGG AATCTGAAGGAGCCCACGGAATCCGAGAGGACAGGATTCTCTCATTTTATGCCAACAATTGTCATGGACACCAGCAATGGCAACAACAACGACTCACCTCGTAAAGGAATG ATGCCAGTGCTCCCTGCTCATCAAATTGGTGTCATCAGACAGTTCACGTTTTCGTCGAATCTTAAGCGAATGAGCGTAATCACGCAAACTTTGGGCTCTAACACTTTCGACGTATTTGTTAAAGGTGCACCGGAGATCGTTGCCTCATTATGCTTGGAAGAGAGCA TTCCCGACAACTTTAATGATGCATTGAAAGAGCATACCATGAACGGACTGAGAGTACTAGCTATGGCTTGGAAACCATTGGCACAGAACGTTACATATGAGCAAGCCCAGGGGTTGGAAAG GAACGATATCGAATGTGACTTACAACTGCTTGGACTCCTGATTATGCAAAACACTTTGAAGCCAGAGACTCCACCCGTAATTGAGGAACTGAATAATGCAAACATAAGGACAGTAATGGTCACAG GTGATAATATTTTGACTGCAATCCATGTAGCCCGACAGTGTGGAATGATCGGTCCTTCTGAACTAGTCGTTGAGGTGAATGTAACCCCGCCATCACGTGACAACAAGACTAAGGTCACATACACCTTGAATGATGTCGTGAATGCATGCAGTCGCCAGCCGTCCCCTTCACATGAATTTAGCTCTAAg AATCAAGAAGAAGTTGCATTGACCTTGGAAGACTTTCATGGAAATTCCGATGGCAGCACCTATCATTTTGCTTTAGACGGCAAAACATTCCTCGCCTTGCAAGAGTACACGCCGCATTTAATACCAAAG ATTGCTGTCAAAGCCACTATTTTTGCAAGGATGTCACCCGACCAGAAAGCTCAACTAGTAGAAGTATTCCAGGACATGGA ATACTACGTGGGAATGTGTGGAGACGGTGCAAATGACTGTGGTGCATTAAAGAGGGCGCACGCTGGTATTTCTCTCTCCGAAGCCGAGGCATCGGTAGCTTCACCTTTTACGTCACGTACTCAAAATGTGGAGTGCGTCTCTCGGCTGATCAA agaAGGCCGAGCTGCTTTGGTGGCGTCTTTCGGAGTCTTCAAATACATGGCGCTGTATAGTATGATACAGTTTACATCAGTCATCATTATGAATACG ATTGACTCTTTCCCAAGTGATTTTATGTTCATGTACTGGGACATCGCTATTACAACCATTGTAGCTCTGTTGG TTGCCAGGAACCATGCGTACCCGAGTATTGTTGCCAAGAAACCGCTGACCAGTCTTATGGACCCCGCCCTCCTGTTCTCCGTCCTCACAAATACGGTGTTACAATTTGGTGTTCAAATTGCAGGGTATTTCCTTTTGACCATGCAACCATG GTTCACACCACTGGTTAAAGACAGAGACGATATCTCCAATTCATACTGCTACGAGGCAACATCGATATTCTTCCTATCTTCTTTCCAATACATAATCGTTGCGTTCCTTTTTTCCAAAGGACCTCCTTTCAGAAAACCAATATACACTAACG TGCTGTTCTTCGTGAGTTTGGTGTTGCTGACAATATACACAGTATCCATGATGTTTTTCCCGATCCAAGCGGTCAACAACTATGGAGAG CTGATGGAGCTGGAGACCTATTACTACTTCGTAATCTTGGGACTGGCTGTAGTTCATTTTGCATTGGCTCTGCTTCTAGAG aGCGTCTTAGCGGACACCAGATTCGTCAGACAATATGGTACTTGTAGGAAGCTGAGAGGTAAAAACAGGGCTAAGAAGTACGACTTGATGATAGAGGAGATAAACAACGACAATATTTGGCCTCCGATAACCAGACCGGACTCCAAGATACCAGGCTTTAAAAGAATCGACATGGGAGCTGGTAACTTGCAACGAAACACCACTGATTTATGA